A stretch of the Vanacampus margaritifer isolate UIUO_Vmar chromosome 6, RoL_Vmar_1.0, whole genome shotgun sequence genome encodes the following:
- the bcar1 gene encoding breast cancer anti-estrogen resistance protein 1 isoform X1, with the protein MSVPNVLAKALYDNAAETPDELSFRKGDILTVLERDTQGLDGWWLCSLHGRQGIVPGNRLKVLVGMYDKKQEHGSPSTTDPTSSCPTSQMQRPVHPQSGFTQPPTPPQYTLISAVYSTPNTAQSKPESVYMIPPLHGPKPSLQSLYHVPSGPSALPVKVRPEPTIKAPVLAPIQSEISGEDVYQVPPSFGLGIIQAASSVLPSIGKDVYQVPSSLEKSTWEDSKTLGKGVAATQAGSVYVYDTVKPDRDKYDLPPRHPFSTPQDVYDVPPTRDKYNTQVYDFPPTVSKDVSITHLIKEETYDVPSHLTKKKPQTSTLPGQYMFSEDHKSNIMPEDVYDVPPPTLTKKLGGRDKVSQPAQEIYNFPSRVHHGGQPTLDVYDFPREQEERGDKKCTNIYDVPPQVVRDAQFPSEDLHRAFKRLSASSTGSTLSNNSASSLDVPTITDNELFSSSPAPGVFIGKPLLLDLDPAMERLSRLQQAVELSVSIMMSFITSNWRSPDNLEGNLPAIHQAADRVCFTLRDFLEFSRGAVTNAGQATDRSLQTKLGRQVGKLEEVFQSLITQTQSLDAISWLHTELAKPQPGADVLDQLVMTVRGIPDDTKQLASFLHGNASLLFKRSHQQQLPLPPLPGGIGSHVTASESGSYQAGERINIQSRPLPSPPKFAAAEEEGDADSPYETTEEGWMEDYDYVHLQGKEEFEKSQKQLMEKGSIIKNKTQLEKQQIKQFERLEQEVSRPINNDMTGWVPSSIHPQGNAPTQNGSSKLCHADRQLLLFYLEQSEQNFTTVNNAIDAFLTAVNSNQMPKIFVAHSKLVILSAHKLVFIGDTLSRQAKSADVRAQVGQSSNTLCNKLKDIVISTKTAALQYPSPGAAREMSEMVRELAGCTQQFKMVLGQLLML; encoded by the exons ATGTCTGTCCCC AATGTTCTGGCCAAGGCTTTGTATGACAATGCCGccgaaactccagatgagctgtcCTTCCGCAAAGGGGACATCCTGACCGTGTTGGAACGTGACACACAAGGACTCGATGGCTGGTGGCTCTGTTCACTTCACGGTCGCCAAGGCATTGTCCCTGGCAACCGTCTGAAGGTCCTTGTTGGCATGTATGACAAAAAGCAGGAACATGGAAGTCCATCCACGACAGATCCAACGTCATCCTGTCCCACTTCCCAGATGCAGCGACCCGTCCACCCACAGAGCGGTTTCACTCAACCTCCAACCCCACCTCAGTACACATTAATTTCCGCTGTTTACTCCACGCCCAATACAGCACAGTCCAAACCTGAATCCGTCTACATGATTCCACCATTGCATGGCCCCAAGCCTAGCCTTCAAAGTCTGTACCATGTTCCCTCTGGCCCAAGTGCATTGCCTGTCAAGGTCAGGCCAGAACCGACGATTAAGGCCCCGGTGCTAGCACCAATTCAAAGTGAGATATCAGGGGAGGATGTCTACCAGGTGCCACCTTCTTTTGGTCTGGGGATTATCCAGGCGGCCTCTTCAGTTTTGCCAAGCATTGGGAAGGATGTGTACCAGGTGCCCTCCTCTCTAGAAAAGAGCACATGGGAGGATAGCAAGACTCTTGGTAAG ggagttGCTGCTACTCAAGCAGGCTCAGTCTATGTCTATGACACAGTAAAGCCAGACCGTGATAAGTATGATCTTCCACCCAGGCATCCATTTTCAACCCCGCAGGATGTATATGATGTGCCTCCCACACGTGACAAATACAACACACAG gtttatgATTTCCCACCCACAGTCAGTAAAGATGTTTCTATCACTCATCTAATAAAAGAGGAGACCTATGATGTACCATCCCATTTGACcaaaaagaaaccccaaacctccACGCTTCCTGGCCAGTACATGTTTAGTGAAGACCATAAATCCAACATAATGCCTGAGGATGTGTACGACGTGCCTCCCCCTACATTGACCAAAAAACTCGGCGGAAGAGATAAAGTTAGCCAGCCGGCTCAGGAAATCTACAACTTTCCATCTCGTGTGCACCATGGAGGTCAACCTACCCTGGATGTTTATGACTTCCCAAGAGAGCAAGAGGAACGAGGAGACAAGAAATGCACAAATATCTATGATGTCCCACCGCAG GTGGTCCGTGATGCCCAGTTTCCAAGTGAGGATCTGCACAGGGCATTCAAGCGACTCTCCGCCTCAAGCACGGGGAGTACACTGAGCAACAATTCGGCTTCATCCTTGGACGTACCCACTATCACTGACAATGAGCTGTTCTCATCATCTCCTGCCCCTGGCGTTTTTATCGGAAAACCCCTTCTGTTAGATCTGGACCCGGCCATGGAGCGCCTTTCCCGCCTCCAACAAGCCGTTGAGTTAAGTGTCTCCATCATGATGTCATTCATCACAAGCAACTGGCGAAGCCCGGATAACCTGGAGGGGAATCTTCCAGCCATTCACCAGGCTGCTGACCGGGTGTGCTTCACACTCCGAGACTTTCTAGAATTTTCCCGGGGTGCTGTAACAAACGCAGGCCAGGCGACCGACCGCTCCCTACAGACAAAGTTGGGCCGACAGGTGGGCAAATTGGAGGAGGTCTTTCAGAGTTTAATTACGCAAACTCAGAGTTTAGATGCCATTTCTTGGCTACATACAGAACTCGCCAAACCACAACCAGGTGCTGACGTCTTAGATCAACTAGTGATGACAGTGCGCGGAATCCCGGACGACACCAAACAGCTCGCTTCATTTCTCCACGGCAATGCCTCGTTGCTCTTCAAACGGAGTCACCAGCAACAGTTACCGCTTCCTCCGTTACCAGGAGGGATCGGCTCCCACGTAACGGCATCAGAAAGTGGGAGCTATCAAGCGGGAGAGAGGATTAACATCCAGTCACGACCTTTACCCTCGCCGCCAAAGTTTGCTGCCGCAGAGGAAGAGGGAGATGCTGACAGTCCATATGAGACTACcgaggaaggatggatggaggatTATGACTATGTGCATTTACAG GGTAAGGAAGAGTTTGAGAAGAGCCAAAAGCAACTAATGGAGAAAGGCAGCATCATCAAAAACAAGACACAACTGGAGAAGCAACAG ATCAAGCAGTTTGAACGACTCGAGCAGGAAGTGAGCCGGCCGATCAACAATGACATGACTGGTTGGGTTCCGTCGTCGATCCACCCTCAAGGCAACGCGCCAACTCAAAACGGGTCGTCTAAGCTGTGCCACGCCGACCGCCAACTTCTCCTTTTCTACCTCGAGCAGTCCGAGCAGAACTTCACAACCGTCAACAACGCTATTGATGCCTTCCTTACTGCCGTCAACTCCAATCAGATGCCCAAGATCTTTGTGGCTCACAGCAAGCTCGTCATCCTGAGCGCGCACAAGCTAGTTTTCATCGGCGACACGCTTTCACGCCAGGCCAAGTCAGCTGACGTTCGAGCGCAGGTGGGTCAGAGCAGCAACACCCTGTGTAATAAGCTCAAAGACATTGTCATCAGCACCAAGACAGCGGCGTTGCAATATCCGTCACCTGGAGCGGCCCGGGAAATGAGTGAAATGGTGAGGGAGCTGGCAGGCTGTACCCAGCAATTCAAAATGGTGCTTGGACAGCTGTTGATGCTATAG
- the bcar1 gene encoding breast cancer anti-estrogen resistance protein 1 isoform X2 has protein sequence MNFLNVLAKALYDNAAETPDELSFRKGDILTVLERDTQGLDGWWLCSLHGRQGIVPGNRLKVLVGMYDKKQEHGSPSTTDPTSSCPTSQMQRPVHPQSGFTQPPTPPQYTLISAVYSTPNTAQSKPESVYMIPPLHGPKPSLQSLYHVPSGPSALPVKVRPEPTIKAPVLAPIQSEISGEDVYQVPPSFGLGIIQAASSVLPSIGKDVYQVPSSLEKSTWEDSKTLGKGVAATQAGSVYVYDTVKPDRDKYDLPPRHPFSTPQDVYDVPPTRDKYNTQVYDFPPTVSKDVSITHLIKEETYDVPSHLTKKKPQTSTLPGQYMFSEDHKSNIMPEDVYDVPPPTLTKKLGGRDKVSQPAQEIYNFPSRVHHGGQPTLDVYDFPREQEERGDKKCTNIYDVPPQVVRDAQFPSEDLHRAFKRLSASSTGSTLSNNSASSLDVPTITDNELFSSSPAPGVFIGKPLLLDLDPAMERLSRLQQAVELSVSIMMSFITSNWRSPDNLEGNLPAIHQAADRVCFTLRDFLEFSRGAVTNAGQATDRSLQTKLGRQVGKLEEVFQSLITQTQSLDAISWLHTELAKPQPGADVLDQLVMTVRGIPDDTKQLASFLHGNASLLFKRSHQQQLPLPPLPGGIGSHVTASESGSYQAGERINIQSRPLPSPPKFAAAEEEGDADSPYETTEEGWMEDYDYVHLQGKEEFEKSQKQLMEKGSIIKNKTQLEKQQIKQFERLEQEVSRPINNDMTGWVPSSIHPQGNAPTQNGSSKLCHADRQLLLFYLEQSEQNFTTVNNAIDAFLTAVNSNQMPKIFVAHSKLVILSAHKLVFIGDTLSRQAKSADVRAQVGQSSNTLCNKLKDIVISTKTAALQYPSPGAAREMSEMVRELAGCTQQFKMVLGQLLML, from the exons ATGAACTTTCTG AATGTTCTGGCCAAGGCTTTGTATGACAATGCCGccgaaactccagatgagctgtcCTTCCGCAAAGGGGACATCCTGACCGTGTTGGAACGTGACACACAAGGACTCGATGGCTGGTGGCTCTGTTCACTTCACGGTCGCCAAGGCATTGTCCCTGGCAACCGTCTGAAGGTCCTTGTTGGCATGTATGACAAAAAGCAGGAACATGGAAGTCCATCCACGACAGATCCAACGTCATCCTGTCCCACTTCCCAGATGCAGCGACCCGTCCACCCACAGAGCGGTTTCACTCAACCTCCAACCCCACCTCAGTACACATTAATTTCCGCTGTTTACTCCACGCCCAATACAGCACAGTCCAAACCTGAATCCGTCTACATGATTCCACCATTGCATGGCCCCAAGCCTAGCCTTCAAAGTCTGTACCATGTTCCCTCTGGCCCAAGTGCATTGCCTGTCAAGGTCAGGCCAGAACCGACGATTAAGGCCCCGGTGCTAGCACCAATTCAAAGTGAGATATCAGGGGAGGATGTCTACCAGGTGCCACCTTCTTTTGGTCTGGGGATTATCCAGGCGGCCTCTTCAGTTTTGCCAAGCATTGGGAAGGATGTGTACCAGGTGCCCTCCTCTCTAGAAAAGAGCACATGGGAGGATAGCAAGACTCTTGGTAAG ggagttGCTGCTACTCAAGCAGGCTCAGTCTATGTCTATGACACAGTAAAGCCAGACCGTGATAAGTATGATCTTCCACCCAGGCATCCATTTTCAACCCCGCAGGATGTATATGATGTGCCTCCCACACGTGACAAATACAACACACAG gtttatgATTTCCCACCCACAGTCAGTAAAGATGTTTCTATCACTCATCTAATAAAAGAGGAGACCTATGATGTACCATCCCATTTGACcaaaaagaaaccccaaacctccACGCTTCCTGGCCAGTACATGTTTAGTGAAGACCATAAATCCAACATAATGCCTGAGGATGTGTACGACGTGCCTCCCCCTACATTGACCAAAAAACTCGGCGGAAGAGATAAAGTTAGCCAGCCGGCTCAGGAAATCTACAACTTTCCATCTCGTGTGCACCATGGAGGTCAACCTACCCTGGATGTTTATGACTTCCCAAGAGAGCAAGAGGAACGAGGAGACAAGAAATGCACAAATATCTATGATGTCCCACCGCAG GTGGTCCGTGATGCCCAGTTTCCAAGTGAGGATCTGCACAGGGCATTCAAGCGACTCTCCGCCTCAAGCACGGGGAGTACACTGAGCAACAATTCGGCTTCATCCTTGGACGTACCCACTATCACTGACAATGAGCTGTTCTCATCATCTCCTGCCCCTGGCGTTTTTATCGGAAAACCCCTTCTGTTAGATCTGGACCCGGCCATGGAGCGCCTTTCCCGCCTCCAACAAGCCGTTGAGTTAAGTGTCTCCATCATGATGTCATTCATCACAAGCAACTGGCGAAGCCCGGATAACCTGGAGGGGAATCTTCCAGCCATTCACCAGGCTGCTGACCGGGTGTGCTTCACACTCCGAGACTTTCTAGAATTTTCCCGGGGTGCTGTAACAAACGCAGGCCAGGCGACCGACCGCTCCCTACAGACAAAGTTGGGCCGACAGGTGGGCAAATTGGAGGAGGTCTTTCAGAGTTTAATTACGCAAACTCAGAGTTTAGATGCCATTTCTTGGCTACATACAGAACTCGCCAAACCACAACCAGGTGCTGACGTCTTAGATCAACTAGTGATGACAGTGCGCGGAATCCCGGACGACACCAAACAGCTCGCTTCATTTCTCCACGGCAATGCCTCGTTGCTCTTCAAACGGAGTCACCAGCAACAGTTACCGCTTCCTCCGTTACCAGGAGGGATCGGCTCCCACGTAACGGCATCAGAAAGTGGGAGCTATCAAGCGGGAGAGAGGATTAACATCCAGTCACGACCTTTACCCTCGCCGCCAAAGTTTGCTGCCGCAGAGGAAGAGGGAGATGCTGACAGTCCATATGAGACTACcgaggaaggatggatggaggatTATGACTATGTGCATTTACAG GGTAAGGAAGAGTTTGAGAAGAGCCAAAAGCAACTAATGGAGAAAGGCAGCATCATCAAAAACAAGACACAACTGGAGAAGCAACAG ATCAAGCAGTTTGAACGACTCGAGCAGGAAGTGAGCCGGCCGATCAACAATGACATGACTGGTTGGGTTCCGTCGTCGATCCACCCTCAAGGCAACGCGCCAACTCAAAACGGGTCGTCTAAGCTGTGCCACGCCGACCGCCAACTTCTCCTTTTCTACCTCGAGCAGTCCGAGCAGAACTTCACAACCGTCAACAACGCTATTGATGCCTTCCTTACTGCCGTCAACTCCAATCAGATGCCCAAGATCTTTGTGGCTCACAGCAAGCTCGTCATCCTGAGCGCGCACAAGCTAGTTTTCATCGGCGACACGCTTTCACGCCAGGCCAAGTCAGCTGACGTTCGAGCGCAGGTGGGTCAGAGCAGCAACACCCTGTGTAATAAGCTCAAAGACATTGTCATCAGCACCAAGACAGCGGCGTTGCAATATCCGTCACCTGGAGCGGCCCGGGAAATGAGTGAAATGGTGAGGGAGCTGGCAGGCTGTACCCAGCAATTCAAAATGGTGCTTGGACAGCTGTTGATGCTATAG
- the tmem170a gene encoding transmembrane protein 170A has product MDQYGENDIFQQILGMNLVPRKNGTHRYNNTSLADFSEMWYGVFLWAAVSSLIFHLPASLLSFVALRRHKTARFVPIAILLMGIVGPVGGGVLTSAAIAGVYKAAGKRMISLEALVFGVGQSFLIVVISFLRVLATL; this is encoded by the exons ATGGACCAATATGgcgaaaatgacattttccagCAAATACTTGGTATGAATTTAGTGCCAAGAAAAAATGGCACTCACCGTTACAACAACACATCTCTTGCTGATTTCTCAG AAATGTGGTATGGCGTTTTCCTCTGGGCAGCAGTCTCCTCTCTGATCTTCCACCTGCCAGCATCGCTGCTGTCATTCGTTGCACTTCGTCGGCACAAAACGGCTCGATTTGTGCCCATTGCCATCCTCTTAATGGGTATCGTTGGGCCTGTGGGCGGAGGTGTCCTCACAA GTGCAGCTATCGCAGGAGTTTACAAGGCAGCGGGGAAGAGGATGATCTCTCTGGAGGCTTTAGTTTTCGGCGTGGGACAGTCCTTCTTGATTGTCGTTATTTCCTTCCTCCGAGTGCTCGCCACCCTTTAG